Proteins encoded in a region of the Bacillus methanolicus genome:
- a CDS encoding DUF4352 domain-containing protein, with protein MKKIFVTALIVGFLLTGCNESSTTAVKDSNQNQQTDEPKETNVKFGKEFKVEFRNWNGEIEQEIKLKVDNVKIESNISPDQITNEQNDFVGLDLSVENIGKTETNEFTVTASSFSVFNDKGMEISSFPVIGGDKVTYKPTNLRPNGKNEGRIYLTIPKGEKVSEIIYYNNLIKDNGDKFIFKVKN; from the coding sequence ATGAAAAAAATCTTTGTTACTGCATTGATTGTTGGTTTCTTGTTAACAGGCTGCAACGAAAGTAGTACAACTGCAGTTAAAGACAGCAATCAAAATCAGCAAACAGATGAACCGAAGGAAACGAATGTGAAATTCGGAAAGGAATTTAAGGTTGAATTTAGAAACTGGAATGGGGAAATCGAGCAAGAAATTAAATTAAAAGTTGATAATGTTAAAATAGAAAGCAATATTTCTCCTGATCAAATAACGAATGAACAAAATGATTTTGTCGGCTTGGACTTATCTGTTGAAAATATCGGAAAAACAGAAACTAATGAATTTACTGTTACTGCTTCATCTTTTTCGGTATTTAATGATAAAGGGATGGAGATTAGTTCCTTTCCAGTTATTGGGGGAGATAAAGTTACATATAAACCGACAAATTTAAGACCGAACGGAAAAAACGAAGGAAGAATCTATTTGACTATTCCTAAAGGCGAAAAAGTCTCTGAAATTATTTATTACAACAATCTTATTAAGGATAATGGTGATAAATTTATATTTAAGGTTAAAAATTAA
- a CDS encoding IS3 family transposase (programmed frameshift) codes for MVKLYESGKPRKDIISEYNLTPSALDKWVKQSQTSGSFKEKDNRTPEKEELIKLRKENQRLLMENDIFKASCADTRTKVNVIKNNRHKYSISAMCDVLQLPRSTYYYEAKEQSKSDDELTVTIIDIFHKSRQNYGTRKIKHELKKLGKIASRRRIGRIMKENGLVSKYTVAQFKPHVDKCNESKVENVLNREFDQQKELTVVVSDLTYVRVEKSWHYICLFVDLYNREIVGHSAGPNKDAGLVYQALSMIKADLRQIQLFHTDRGNEFKNKTIDEALETFEIKRSLSMKGCPYDNAVAEATFKIIKTEFVKGKYFESLEQLKLELDDYVHWFNHIRIHGTLGYLSPIEYKKEHLKKIV; via the exons ATGGTCAAACTATATGAAAGTGGTAAGCCTAGAAAAGACATTATAAGTGAATACAATTTAACGCCTTCGGCATTAGACAAATGGGTGAAACAGAGCCAAACATCTGGTTCATTTAAAGAGAAGGACAACCGAACACCTGAAAAAGAAGAACTGATCAAGCTTCGTAAAGAAAATCAGCGTTTACTGATGGAGAATGATATTT TTAAAGCAAGCTGCGCTGATACTAGGACGAAAGTAAATGTGATTAAAAATAATCGTCACAAATACTCGATATCAGCAATGTGCGACGTCCTACAACTCCCAAGAAGTACCTATTATTATGAAGCAAAAGAACAATCTAAATCAGATGATGAACTTACTGTTACCATAATCGATATTTTTCATAAAAGCCGCCAGAACTATGGCACTCGTAAGATAAAACATGAGTTGAAAAAACTCGGTAAAATTGCATCCAGAAGACGTATTGGCCGAATCATGAAAGAAAATGGGCTAGTATCAAAATATACAGTTGCCCAGTTTAAGCCACATGTGGATAAATGTAATGAATCTAAAGTTGAAAATGTGTTGAATAGGGAATTTGATCAACAAAAAGAATTGACAGTTGTAGTCAGCGACTTAACATACGTGAGAGTGGAAAAAAGCTGGCATTATATCTGTTTATTTGTCGATCTTTATAATCGAGAAATTGTTGGACATAGTGCGGGTCCTAATAAAGATGCTGGACTAGTCTACCAAGCGTTATCAATGATTAAAGCTGATTTAAGACAAATTCAATTATTTCACACAGACCGAGGAAACGAGTTTAAAAACAAGACAATCGATGAAGCTTTAGAAACATTCGAGATTAAACGGTCGTTAAGCATGAAAGGTTGCCCATATGATAACGCAGTAGCCGAAGCCACATTTAAAATTATTAAGACAGAATTTGTAAAAGGAAAATATTTTGAAAGTTTAGAGCAATTAAAATTGGAATTAGATGATTATGTACATTGGTTTAATCATATAAGAATTCACGGAACACTCGGGTATTTAAGCCCTATTGAATACAAAAAGGAACACCTTAAAAAAATTGTCTAG
- the bioC gene encoding malonyl-ACP O-methyltransferase BioC, which yields MIDKQLLQKRFSANAKTYDQFANVQKKMADRLLKQLVMKRNDSSPLHILEIGCGTGYLTAKLSRHFKNATITAVDLAPGMIEIAKQRISEERIHFLCGDIEEMELYDRYDLIISNATFQWLNHFESTLFRLSSILKRDGMILFSTFGCGTFHELHTSFQRAMQKLQLDTNVRISQPFYALEDLLELCERSVQPVHPFSTIFGTEMIEIERFHSVKDFITSLRKIGATNSNAGPYFQRPSVLKEMMNIYEQDFQERGHIIATYHCLFIGIEC from the coding sequence ATGATTGATAAACAATTGCTGCAAAAAAGATTTAGTGCAAATGCAAAAACGTATGACCAATTCGCTAACGTTCAGAAAAAAATGGCAGATCGCTTATTGAAACAGTTGGTGATGAAAAGAAATGATTCATCTCCACTACATATTCTTGAAATTGGTTGTGGGACAGGCTACCTTACCGCCAAACTATCCCGTCATTTTAAAAATGCAACCATCACCGCCGTTGACTTGGCACCGGGAATGATTGAAATCGCCAAACAGCGAATCTCTGAAGAGCGGATTCACTTCCTTTGTGGCGATATCGAGGAGATGGAGCTATATGACCGTTACGATCTCATTATCTCTAATGCTACTTTTCAATGGCTAAATCATTTTGAGTCGACCCTTTTTCGCCTTAGTTCCATTTTAAAGAGAGACGGAATGATTCTTTTTTCTACCTTTGGCTGCGGCACATTCCATGAACTTCACACTTCTTTTCAACGAGCAATGCAAAAGTTACAACTTGACACAAACGTTCGCATCAGCCAGCCCTTTTACGCATTAGAGGACTTGCTGGAACTGTGTGAGCGCTCCGTCCAACCGGTTCACCCATTCTCAACTATTTTCGGAACAGAAATGATCGAAATAGAACGATTTCATTCAGTCAAAGACTTTATCACCTCTCTGCGAAAAATAGGAGCAACAAATAGCAATGCAGGTCCATACTTCCAACGCCCCTCTGTCCTTAAAGAAATGATGAACATATATGAGCAAGATTTTCAAGAAAGAGGCCATATTATTGCAACATATCATTGTTTGTTCATAGGAATCGAATGCTAG
- a CDS encoding alpha/beta fold hydrolase, with protein MNKQKHIVFIPGWGMRGTIWSSLSERLKKSFSIYYVEWDGVETIADFKQKAVQLVEENRLSTFIPIGWSLGALITLELAISIPEKIDRLVLVSGTSRFIKGDGYDAGWERRVVERMKRQLVRNCKQTLSSFFASLFCEEEQDKVLDFDQHFHNTELQELLVGLDYLMTADVRFALHEISAPLLLIHGEEDTICPPAASHYIVEQTHDNAILKLLPKTAHVPFLTKTDECSRLIESFAGGRG; from the coding sequence ATGAACAAGCAAAAGCATATCGTCTTTATTCCTGGCTGGGGAATGAGAGGAACGATTTGGTCGTCGCTTTCCGAACGGCTGAAAAAATCTTTTTCTATTTATTATGTTGAATGGGATGGAGTTGAAACGATTGCAGATTTTAAACAAAAGGCAGTTCAACTCGTAGAAGAAAATAGGCTTTCTACTTTCATTCCAATTGGCTGGTCGCTCGGTGCACTCATCACATTAGAGCTTGCCATTTCTATTCCAGAGAAAATCGATCGTCTTGTTCTTGTTAGCGGAACGAGCCGATTTATAAAAGGAGATGGTTATGACGCAGGCTGGGAACGGCGGGTAGTTGAACGAATGAAGAGGCAATTGGTGCGAAATTGCAAACAAACACTTTCTTCTTTTTTTGCTTCACTTTTTTGTGAAGAGGAACAAGATAAAGTATTAGATTTTGATCAGCACTTTCACAACACAGAACTCCAAGAACTGCTTGTTGGGCTCGATTATTTAATGACAGCTGATGTTCGTTTCGCATTGCATGAAATCAGTGCACCACTTTTACTGATTCACGGTGAGGAAGACACAATCTGTCCACCGGCCGCTTCGCACTATATAGTTGAACAAACACATGACAATGCGATTTTGAAATTATTGCCAAAAACCGCACATGTTCCGTTTTTAACAAAAACAGATGAATGCTCCAGGCTGATTGAATCGTTTGCAGGAGGAAGAGGATGA
- the bioF gene encoding 8-amino-7-oxononanoate synthase has protein sequence MRLWEEQLKIELLHLEKKTQRRRLHSIDFLNDSFIIMNGRKLLNLSSNNYLGLAGDKRLIEASIHATNKYGASSTASRLIVGNYSLYEHVETELARWKGTESALIFNSGYTANLGIISALVGRNDLVFSDKWNHASINDGIILSRAEMKRYLHNDLDHLEALLKKAPQHKRKLIVTDSVFSMDGDIAPLKGLVELKEKYGAILMVDEAHSIGVFGEGGKGLVHDIGLQEQVDVHVGTFSKSLGSFGAYVTGKQWLLDYFVNKMRSFIFTTALPPAVLGSIQAAIHIVQQESALRKQLHNYSKYFRTKLSGLGFNIGTSMTQIVPVIIGSNELTVQFSERLQERGIAAVSIRPPTVPKGTARIRFSLMATLSKDKLDWAINEIAAIGQEMRIIS, from the coding sequence ATGCGTTTGTGGGAGGAACAATTGAAAATAGAGTTGCTACATTTAGAGAAAAAAACACAAAGACGGCGCTTACATTCCATCGATTTCTTGAATGACTCATTCATCATTATGAATGGTCGAAAGCTTCTCAATCTTTCGTCAAACAATTATCTTGGATTAGCTGGTGACAAGCGGCTCATTGAAGCAAGTATACATGCAACAAATAAATACGGCGCAAGCTCGACGGCATCCCGATTAATTGTTGGCAACTATTCCCTGTATGAACATGTAGAAACAGAACTAGCAAGGTGGAAAGGAACAGAATCAGCACTTATTTTCAACAGCGGATATACCGCCAACTTAGGCATTATTTCTGCTCTTGTCGGTCGCAACGACCTCGTATTTAGTGATAAATGGAACCATGCAAGCATCAATGATGGAATCATTTTAAGCCGGGCGGAAATGAAGCGTTATCTACATAACGATCTCGATCATTTAGAAGCTCTTTTGAAAAAAGCTCCACAACATAAGCGGAAACTTATTGTAACAGATAGCGTCTTCAGCATGGATGGCGATATCGCTCCATTGAAAGGGCTTGTTGAACTCAAAGAAAAGTATGGGGCGATTTTAATGGTTGATGAGGCTCACAGCATCGGTGTTTTCGGAGAAGGAGGAAAAGGGCTTGTTCATGATATAGGTCTACAAGAACAAGTGGACGTACATGTGGGGACATTCAGTAAATCACTTGGTTCTTTCGGTGCATACGTGACTGGAAAACAGTGGCTTCTTGATTATTTTGTTAATAAAATGAGGAGCTTCATTTTTACAACGGCATTACCGCCCGCTGTATTAGGCTCGATTCAAGCTGCGATTCACATCGTCCAACAAGAGTCAGCACTCCGTAAACAGCTTCACAACTATAGTAAATATTTTCGTACAAAACTTAGTGGCCTCGGTTTTAACATTGGCACAAGTATGACACAAATTGTGCCAGTTATTATCGGTTCCAATGAGTTAACGGTGCAATTTAGTGAACGACTGCAGGAGAGAGGAATTGCGGCTGTTTCTATTCGGCCGCCAACGGTTCCAAAAGGGACGGCAAGAATACGTTTTTCTCTCATGGCGACATTATCAAAGGATAAACTTGACTGGGCGATTAACGAAATCGCTGCAATTGGTCAAGAGATGAGGATTATTTCATGA
- the bioD gene encoding dethiobiotin synthase → MKGFFITATDTGVGKTIVAGGLAGVFRKQGYNFGVYKPVQSGHLVHHPEGDAARLKKLSDVDDPLEHICPYAVEEPLTPILALRRTGKQVTLQDLQDGYLRLKEKHEFMIVEGAGGLAVPYVADGLVVDAATMFQLPLIIVARPNLGTVNHTILTIEYAKQRGLQVAGVILSGYRDEIAGVAEKTNPSIIYSYTGIPILGIIPWIEELDRREIVLSVLEESVQWNQLQII, encoded by the coding sequence ATGAAAGGATTTTTTATTACCGCTACTGATACCGGAGTGGGTAAGACGATCGTAGCTGGAGGATTAGCTGGTGTTTTTCGAAAGCAAGGATATAATTTTGGGGTTTACAAACCGGTTCAAAGCGGACATCTTGTCCATCATCCAGAAGGTGATGCAGCACGACTCAAAAAACTTTCTGATGTCGATGACCCCTTGGAACACATTTGTCCTTATGCTGTAGAAGAACCACTCACTCCTATATTAGCGCTGAGGCGCACCGGAAAACAGGTTACTTTACAGGATCTTCAAGATGGATATCTTCGACTAAAGGAGAAGCATGAATTCATGATTGTCGAGGGCGCGGGTGGCCTTGCTGTTCCCTATGTTGCAGATGGATTGGTAGTGGATGCAGCAACGATGTTCCAGCTTCCACTGATTATCGTGGCAAGACCGAATCTAGGTACGGTTAATCATACGATTTTGACCATCGAATACGCCAAACAGCGCGGATTACAGGTAGCGGGAGTTATTCTGTCTGGGTATCGAGATGAAATAGCAGGAGTTGCTGAGAAAACCAACCCTTCTATCATCTATTCTTATACTGGTATCCCAATTTTGGGTATTATACCATGGATCGAAGAGTTAGACCGGCGTGAAATTGTTTTATCTGTACTTGAAGAATCTGTTCAATGGAACCAACTTCAAATAATATGA
- the bioA gene encoding adenosylmethionine--8-amino-7-oxononanoate transaminase, whose translation MTVEMLSYDELVEKNKRYLWHPFTQMKEYIEDDPVIIASGNGRKLRDVKGNEYWDGVSSIWLNVHGHRVPELDQAIRDQLDEIAHSTLLGMANIPAILLAEKLIQLMPPGLSKVFYSDSGATAVEIAIKMAFQYWQHKGKPEKRRFITMKEAYHGDTIGAVSVGAIDIYHKAYSSLLFNSIKVPYPYVYRSPIVGDEHEQTKFFLAKLEKTLQTHDHEVAALIIEPIVQGASGIIVMPQGYLSGVRELCSKYNVLMIADEVATGFGRTGRLFACNHEGVTPDILTAGKGLTGGYLPVAITVTTDDIYEAFLGDHEELKTFFHGHSYTGNQLGCAVAIANINLIEKKNLIHEVERKSQYIANRLHEFRQLYHVGDIRQKGFMIGLELVVDRNTKETYKWSERIGVKVCRRARELGMLIRPLGNVVVFMPPLASTIEELDSMLGILYQSIQEVTER comes from the coding sequence ATGACAGTAGAAATGCTAAGTTATGATGAACTGGTCGAAAAAAATAAGCGATATTTGTGGCACCCTTTTACACAGATGAAAGAGTACATAGAAGACGATCCCGTCATCATTGCCAGTGGGAATGGTCGGAAGCTTCGCGATGTCAAAGGTAACGAGTATTGGGATGGTGTATCTTCTATTTGGCTCAATGTACATGGTCACCGTGTACCTGAGTTAGATCAGGCAATCAGGGATCAATTGGATGAAATCGCCCATTCTACTCTGCTTGGAATGGCAAATATACCAGCCATTCTTCTTGCAGAGAAACTCATTCAACTGATGCCACCAGGTTTATCTAAAGTATTTTACTCTGATTCTGGAGCAACCGCCGTAGAAATAGCCATTAAGATGGCCTTTCAATATTGGCAGCATAAAGGAAAACCAGAAAAACGCCGCTTTATCACAATGAAGGAAGCCTATCATGGTGATACCATTGGTGCAGTATCTGTTGGAGCGATTGATATCTATCATAAGGCTTATTCCAGTCTCCTTTTCAACTCGATAAAAGTTCCTTATCCATATGTATACCGTTCTCCGATTGTAGGAGATGAACATGAGCAAACAAAATTTTTCTTAGCAAAACTAGAAAAAACACTTCAAACTCATGATCACGAAGTAGCAGCACTGATCATCGAACCGATCGTTCAAGGAGCCAGTGGAATTATTGTTATGCCTCAAGGGTACTTGAGTGGTGTGCGTGAGCTTTGTTCGAAATACAATGTTTTGATGATCGCCGATGAAGTCGCAACAGGGTTCGGACGGACAGGACGCTTATTTGCTTGCAATCATGAGGGGGTAACTCCTGATATTTTGACAGCAGGGAAAGGTCTTACAGGCGGTTATCTTCCGGTTGCCATTACAGTGACAACGGATGATATTTATGAAGCTTTTCTTGGGGACCATGAAGAGCTAAAGACATTTTTTCACGGCCATAGCTATACTGGAAACCAACTAGGTTGTGCAGTAGCTATTGCGAACATTAATTTAATAGAAAAAAAGAATCTCATTCACGAAGTAGAACGGAAATCTCAATATATTGCTAATCGCTTACATGAATTCCGTCAACTATATCATGTGGGAGATATTCGACAAAAAGGATTTATGATTGGACTTGAGCTTGTCGTTGACCGCAATACGAAGGAGACTTATAAATGGTCAGAGCGGATAGGAGTCAAAGTGTGTAGGAGAGCTAGAGAGTTAGGTATGCTCATTCGACCGCTTGGAAACGTTGTTGTCTTTATGCCACCACTTGCTTCAACAATAGAGGAATTAGACTCCATGTTGGGTATTCTCTATCAATCGATCCAAGAGGTTACGGAAAGATGA